Genomic window (Falco cherrug isolate bFalChe1 chromosome 4, bFalChe1.pri, whole genome shotgun sequence):
GGATCTGTCGAGGTCTGCTGCACAGTCCCTGTGGCCTAATAGATCTTCTAtggtttgttgtggtttttccAGCTCACAGTTACTTGACTGGTACCACTGCGTGTTTGGGGTTTGGAATTACCGCCGCGCTAATGAAGATAGGCAACAAGGAGGGCTGGCGGCTGACGGGACCTCCCAAGCTGTAAATGTAGCCGTTCCTCCCTGTCAGCTGTCTCTTGAATGCTGTATGTAATAACACATTGTGTAATAAAGATACTGTCAAATCAGCAAAATTTTGATGTCATCCGACCGTTGACAGTGTTGGGGCTGGGATGCAACAGAGGCGGAACAAAGAGGAAGCTCCTGCTGCCATCCCTGTGCActttgcctctgtgtgtgttgcACTCGCAAGCTTGAGGGGCGCAGCTGCTGGTTTCAGTCTGGTCTTCTAGCAGTTTCTTGTCGTTTCGAGTGGAttttttgcaggattttttggCAAGGATTGGGATTGCACCGCGCTGAGCCCAGCGTTAAGTGTTTGGGGTCAAAACTGTAGTTTTGAAGCTTGGCTCTAGGTAAGGATGAGGAGGGcgtggggggaggtggggcaggagggatgggtTGCCCACAACAAGGTGTTGAGGAGCCTGGAGGCTTTTTCCAATAAGTGTTTAAGGAAGTGTAGAGCCCACAGCTTTGGGGTGAGAAATGGGGAATAGCTGAGGTCGGAAGGGAGCCCGGAACATTCTCCTGCCCCTGGTTGGAGCAGGTTCCTGAGGGCTCTGTCCTGTTGCCGTTTCTGCGTGCAAGCCGAGGCACGTCCAGCAAGGCCACCAAGAAGGTGTAGAGGGTTGAGGCACAGGATGCACGAGGAGAGGTGAGAACCGCATccttcagcctggaggagggaagGTCGAGGGCTGatcaaatgctgttttttcaCAAATTAATGGTTACAGAAAAGGTGGGCTCAGGGGGCACAGTAGAGGAGGAGAAACACCAGGCACAAGTTGCAGAAAGGGATCTAActagacagaaggaaaaaaaccatctCAGgatatttcagaaggaaaaaaaaatagttgggGTAGGTAAGCTTAAAAAACGgactgggagaggctgtggaacCATCTTTGGGGACGCAGAATTCAATGAGACACATGGGAATATGGGGGCGCAGGGACGGGACATTTGGGGACGGGGATGTGAGTTAATAGAGACAATAGGGGCACTAGGGGATACGAGGACGTGGGGTAGGGGAACATGGCGGGGTGTGATGGGGGGACACAGGAGATCAGGAAATAGGAGACAAGGAGGTTGGGGGACCCAAGAACAGCAGAGGAGGGGACAGAGTGTGACTTGGGGAAGGGGACACACGTGGTCACAGCCATGGCAGGCTGCGCTGCTCCCTGGTGTGTGCTCTCTGTGGGCAGCTGGGGGTCCCGGGGAGGCGCAGGATGGTCCTGGGGGTGCTTGGGGCTGTGCCAAGGGGCTGGTGTCCCCACGTGCTCCCTGGGGCCGGGGGACCCCCGGCTCTTCAGTGGGGCTGGGCTCCAGGAGCACAGCACCCGGGTGGCGGTGGAGGTGTCACCCACCGCGGGGCTgagggagcaggggggctgTTTCTCTCCCACCTAAGGGCTTTGGAGGGGGCCACGCATCACCCTGTGCTCTGGAGGTGAGCaaggtttggggtggggggtgtctgGTGGCCCAGAGCCCCCCAGCAGGACCTGCTCAGGGTAGCCTGGGGGTTACAGCCCTGCCTGTACCTTTCTGCTGTCTGAGACGGGGAAAAAATTCCTGtcctctgctgcctgtcctCAGGGAGCCCCGGTGTCCCCGTGTCCCTGCTGCCCCGTCCCCAGCCTCGGACCTCCCTCCGCCCGggcctctcccagctcctggccGAGGCCACGTGTCCCATCTGGGCTATAATTACCCAGACACATTCCTGGGGGGTCACAGGAGCTTCCCGGAGCAGCGGCAGGCGGTAAGGGGGGACAAGCGCATGGCAGGGCACGGCAGGGCACGCCACGCAGCACTGCAGGACACGGCACGCGGCAAGCGCCACGCTGGGCTGCAGAGCGCGCAGCCTGGGCCAGGGCACGCGGCACCGTGCACACACGGTGCGCCACGTACCGGGCACCACTGGTGACAGGGCGGGGGGGTGGCAGCACCCCGGTGTGCCACGGCGCCAGGGTCAGCGCACCCCGGCAGTAAGTGGTGCAAGAGGGAGCGCAACGTGCGACGTCGCACGTAACTTGCAAGTGCAAAGCACTGTGACATGTGATGGGCACCGTGACACGCAACGGGCACCGTGACACACAACAGGCAGCGGGACACGCAACGGGCAGCGGGACACACAACGGGCAACGTGCAGCAGATGCTGACACGTGCCGAATGGGGGGGGTCAGTCAGCTTTGCCGAGGAGCTGTGCCGGGGCTggtggctttgctgctgttggagcACCAGGAATTGTCGATGGGGCGATGCCTGGGGAAGGGCTTGGTGGCCTCTGCTGCAGAATGGAGGGTTTGACTGTGGGTGGTGGCCTGAGctatggggctggggggcagcagcattggctggggggcagcagctTCCTCCTGCGGGTCCAGCAGTGGGGCAGACGAGGGCCATCAGCCTCAGCGACGGCGCAGTGACGTGGCCCCTTGGTCTCGCCTACGGGGCTGCGCTTTGCCAAGGGGCAGCGACTTCAGTTATGGGGCAGTAGCGGAGCCCGGTGGCCTCAGCTGTGGGGTGGAGGCTTTGGCGATGGCTCCAGCGGCCTTTGCCATGGGGCAGTGCCAGCAGTGGGACCCCGTGCCCCCCGCCGGCACTGCTGCCCTGACCCCCCTGCTCCCTGCGTTCCCACAGGGAAGATGTGGGTCGCGGAGgggccggccccagcccggTGGAGCCTGCGGGACGGTGGCCATGCTGGACACTTCCTGGCCACGGCCGACCACTTCCGCGCTGCGGGACAGCTGGTGGACGTGGCCGTGGGCCCGGAGGGCGACGTGGCCCATGCCGTGGTCCTGGCCTCCATCAGCTCCTTCTTCCTCCGCTTCCTGGAGGGCAGGACCAGGGAGCTGCGCCAGGGCCCCCTGCCCCGTGTCCCCCTGCCCGCTGGGGCCACGCTGTGGGGCTGGCGGGCTGTGCTGGCCTTTGCCTACGGGGGGACTGTGCCCCATGGCCGGgagaaggaggtggaggaggcCGCCCAGGCCCTGGGGGCTCCCCGGGTGGTGGCCGCCTGCGCCCCACGGCTGGAGCGTGACCCCCAGGACAGGGGTCCCGAGCCACTGGAGGAGCAGTGGGAGACACTAAGAGCCATGGAGCACCTGCACGCCAGCGGCTTGGGCTGTGACCTCCAGCTCCGGGCAGGGGACGAGGTCATCCCAGGTGAGACGGGGGTGGGGGTCTCCCGGGaagggctgaggagggggacaGGGTGCGCTGGGACAGTTGGGTCCCCTGGTGGTGCTCCCGGGGGCTGAGGTCCAGGTGGGGCTGAGGAGCTCGAGGTGCTCATGGGGCTGGTCCCCTCGGGAGAGCGGGGGCCTtggtggcaggggggtgggcaaGGGCACCCCAGGGGACTGCACAGTGCAAAGGGGACCCCGCTGCCCCCCACCgatcttcctcctttcccctaGTTCAGCGCCTGGCCCTGAGCTGCTCCTGTGACTTCTTCCGCGGCCTCTTCACTTGCCCCATGCGAGAGGCCACCCACGACCCCGCCGCCCCGCTGGCCACCGGGCTGTCCCCGGCCGAGCTGcgcctcctcctctccttcgCCTACACAGGGGCGGTGGCGGGGCCGTGGCCCGTGGTCCTGGAGGCGGCCGAGACCTCCCTGCGCTACCAGGCCTGGGGGCTCCTCACCCTCTGCCTGGATGTTTTCACCCGTGGGCTGACCCCTGAAACTGGCCTGGACGTGCTGGCCTTCGCTGTGGCTTACGGTCTGTCCCAGGTGGGCCGCGTAGCAGAGGACTACATCTTGGCCACCTTCCCCAGCGTGGTGGCCACGCCGGCCTTCCTGGATCTTCCTGCACAACTTCTCATCCGCCTCCTCCGCTCTGACGGCCTCAATGTCCTCCACGAACTGGAGGCTTTGGAAGCAGCATCGCGGTGGCTTATGGCCAACGGAGGTGGCCAAGAGGATCTAGCCAAGGAGGTCCTGTCATCTGTGCGCTTCGCCCTCATGTCCGGCCGGGAGCTGAAGAAGGTCCCCTCCGTGACCGCAGGGGTAGCTGACCCAAAGGTCCTCCGCGAGCTCATGGTAGCAAGTTTGGCCCCCATGGCCCAGCTGCCGTGCCGGGTGCGTTCCTTGCAAGAGGTgctggtggtctgtggtggagaCATGCTGACAACCAACCTGGCTGCCCGAAAGCCCAGCAGACACCTCTGGTTTGCCCACCGCTACCTcagtgctgtggggctggtgaAGCAGGTGGAGTGGCGGGCACTGGGACACTTTCCTGATGGCCCACGCTTCCGCCATGCCgtagctgtggtgggcaatgCCCTCTACGTTCTGGGTGGAAAGCACTACTACGGGGTCCGTGACACCTTGGCCAGCGTCTACAGGTGAGGGTTGCAGAGGACCTGGAGGTTCCATGCAGCACCAGGACACTGTGGGGTCGGaggtgctggtggagctggagctgctccatgGACTCGAGGCATTGCAGTTGTGACCCCAGGGCATTCTGGGGTTGGGTGGGTGGTGGATGGGGAGGTGTCCCCCTTCTCTGCGATGTTGTAGGCCTTTGGAGGGTAGGGTGGGGGGCTTCCATCTGGAGATGCCCCAGGGCACCGTGGGTTTGCTGTTGCCCAGGAGAAGGGGCTATTCCCATGCAAAGGGACCATGTGGCTCCAAGGCATGGTGGCACTGGCTGGTTGTAGGTGGGTTGCTGCCCTCAGTGGTGCCAACGCCACCTCATGGCGTTGTAGGTAACAGGTGGCCTCTTGCCCCTTTGCCTCTCCAACCCAGGTATCAGCCCATGGACGGCTCCTGGGAGCGCCTGGCCAGCATGACCTGTGGGAGGTGCTACTTTGCCGCTGGGGCACTTGGGGGTTTCATCTACGCCTTGGGGGGCAGCTCGGGGGAGCTCTACTGCACAGACACGGTGGAGCGCTATGACCTGGCCAACGACACCTGGAGGTGAGACCACTCCACACAGACAcctgcttccctctgccctAGGAGCCCCCTGCATTGGTCAGTGGTGCCCACTGAGTGGTCTTTGGGTCACTGAGCCGCCCATGGACAACGGGCCTGCAGTGGCCTTTGGGAGATGCCTACTGGGTGGTGAGCAACCCTGTCCCTTGGGGGTCATTGGGTGCTGGCCAGTGTTGCTTGTTGGGTGGTGAATGAGTTTTTGGCCAAACGTGTTCCCTACTTGAGGGTCTGATGGCCATCTGCCAATGAGATGAATCACATAAACATCTTCCAGCTGCGTTCATTGGGTGCCCTGTTGGGTGTTGGCCAATGTTGTCTATTGAAGGAGTCCACTGGGGGTTCACCAATGGTGTCTTTTGGGGTCTACAAAGTGTTGAAGAGTGATGCCCCTTGGGCATCCGTTACGCgtgagctggtgctgcccaCTGAGGTTCATTAGGTGTTGGCCAGCATTGCCTGCTGAGCGGTCATGGAGCCATGGCTCCCTGGGGAACTCCTGGGCAGGCAGTGGCCACGGGGCAGCCCTGCCCAACCTGCCCttcactccctccctctctccttgcGCAGGAGGTGCCAGCCCCTGCCAATGGCTCTGTGTGGGCACGCGGCATGTGCCCTGGATGGTGCCCTCTACGTGTCGGGGGGCTGTGATGAGGCGTGCCAGTGCCAGGCATCCTTGCTGCGCTACATCCCCGGTGCACCCGCTACTCTCCTGGCCCCCATGAATGGCCAGCGAGCTGGTCACATTATGGAGGAGGCGGGTGGGCAGCTCTACGtggctggggggctgtgccagcaggacGGGCAGACTGGCTACAGCGACCAGCTGGCTTTTGAGGTCTACAGCCCCAAGCTGAACATCTGGGTCCTCCTCAGCCCCCTGCCTCATGCTCATGTAGTGGGGGGTGCAGCTGTGCTAGGGGGGGAACTGCTCGTACTGGGAGGGTACAGTCATGAGACCTACCAGGACACCCACCTGATCCACGCCTACCAGCCGGGCACTCGGCGCTGGATCACCCGGGGCACCTTACCCCATGCTTATACTGACCTCAAAGCCTGTGTCCTCACTGTACCCCCTGCCTTGCGTGGCCCTAGCTGCCTTGAGGACCCTTTGACATCACCTGAAACCCCCAATAATACTTAGGGGGGCTTAAAAGCTCCGCACCCCATACTGGGATCCCCAGGTAGCATCCATGGGCACCTCTATCAGACAAAATCACCCCCAGATCCCTCTCCCAGAATGGGTTCCTCCTGTGGTTTCAGGCAGCGTGCCCACCCCAAGGGTAAATGCCCTAGACTGTAGGGACCCTGTGGGACACAAAGACCCCCCACACCGCAATCCTATGCCTCCAGGAATACTTATTCACCTCCCCTGAGCCCTTACTGGGAGCTGGGGATCCCCCAGTTCCTCTCCACACACACTTCGGCTAAATAAAAGTGGCTCCTGACCTGCCCGTCTGGGTGATGTTTCTGGTGGGGAAACAAGACGTCCAGGTGCTTCTTgcaaggagcaggaggagagcaggagacCAACGGGCTGAGTGtcctgggtggggggtggtggggaccAGGAGATGGGTGGGGGGCGCTGGGGCTCATGTGTCTCGGGACTGAGAGGCATCTTGGGTGCACAGGGGGTCCTAGAGGTGCCAGGGTTTGGAGGGGTAGATGGCAGGGGAGGTAAGGGGCACCGGGGGGTCCTGGGGGCTTTGGGGGTCCTGGGTGGTTCTGGGAGGGCTGGTCTTCCTCGAGTTGTTTGGAGAGGTGGGAGAATCCGAGGGAGGATTTGCAGGGTGAGGCGGAGGTAATGGGGCTTCTGGGAGATGCTGGGTGGTACCTTTGGGGAGGGAATCGGGCTCCCGGGATGCGTAGGGGAGAATCGGGCACCCCGGGATGCGTAGGGGAGAATCGGGCACGCCGGGATGTGTAGGGGAGAATCGGGCACCCTGGGATGCGTAGGGGAGAATCGGGCACCCCCGGGATGCGTAGGGGAGAATCGGGCACCCCGGGGTGTGTAGGGGAGAATCGGGCACCCCGGGGTGTGTAGGGGAGAATTGGGCATGCCGGGGTGTGTAGGGGAGAATCGGGCACCCCGGGATGCGTAGGGGAGAATCGGGCACCCCGGGGTGTGTAGGGGAGAATCGGGCACGCCGGGATGTGTAGGGGAGAATCGGGCACGCCGGGATGCGTAGGGGAGAATCGGGCACCCCGGGATGCGTAGGGGAGAATCGGGCATGCCGGGGTGTGTAGGGGAGAATCGGGCACGCCGGGGTGTGTAGGGGAGAGCTGCAGCTTCTCATGGTTCCCCCAAATAGTATTTCAGATGTGGTCTGAGggatgctgagcagagggggGTGGTCACCCCCCTTGGTCCACTGGCTACGCCCCTGCTGGCCCAGCTCAGGCGCCTGCTGGTCCCTGTGGCCAGGGCGCATGGCAGCACCGCGGTGCCCTGCCTGCGTGTCCCCTGCAAACTGCCGTGCCATGTCACCTGCCACCTGGGCACCCGCGCTCCCTTGGGCTCCTTACATAGCTGGGGGGGGCTTAGCCTTGCCCAGCTCCTGTCAGCCACTGTGGCAGGAGTTGGGGGCTCCTGGGGGCTCTCTTGGCTCCCCCTGAGGGTCTCTCACACCTGCCAAAATGTGTGGGTGACTTCTCCGCAGGTGGCCACAACGTCTGGCCAGCCCCTGGGCACTGTCCTGGTGTGATCCCTTACAAATCCGTTGCCTCTGAAGcctccagccctcctcctccattTCCAGCCATCCCACCATGGGTTGTACAGGGGCACTGGCACCCCTGGTTCCCGAGCTCATTAGGTGACAGCTGGGCACGCAGCTGTTGGGACAGTTGGGATGCTTTGCCCATTTAATTCAATCCCACAGGGAAGGATGGTGCATCTGGGGCAAAAGCCAAGGAGCCGGCGTGAAGTGGACTTTTCCTCGCTGGCTTCACTCTTCCAAGCTCTGAAGACAAATCTGTCACTCCCCATACCCCGCCAGGACTGCGGGAGGTCCAAGGCAGTGAAAGGAGCAGCCACTTGAAATTGCAGCAAAGAGAACATTTATTCTGTGGCTGACAGCTGAAAGCGTAGCGCGTCTACCTGCATCCCCCAAACACGAGTGCTGGACCCAAGCCGGGCAGTGGCAGCATCACTGATGGCAGACCATCACCGACCCACTGAGGACACTGTGTCCCCCTGCCCGAGTGCCTGAGGGATAATTTCAGATCTAGAAACCTCAGGGAACGGGAGCACACTACTaggaggagctggctggcttCCCCTGAGCAAGCGGATCTTTTGTAAAACAAGGGGGGTGAAGCAGAGCCACGAcaccccccccctttctcctcGCACGCAGAAGCATTCACAAGGTGTTGCCGGCGTATTTCACCCTGACCTCACCGATGGCCTCAACGCCCCTGTCCAGGCTGTAAGCAGAAGAGGTCCATGGGGGGCCCAGGTCTGCAGCCACCAGCTTCCCGGAGAAAGACTTGAAGGAAGCTCTCGGGGGACTGTGGTGGACCCACAGCTCCTTTGTGGTGCAGAAGGAGGAACGTGCAGGAGGACCGTGCTGCATTCCCAGGTCTTTAATGGTGCAGTAGATGACCTCAGGGCACAGCTCTACTTCCTTGATGGTACAGAACGTGGGGCGCCGGAGGGGGCTTTTGAAGCTGCTGAGATGCATTGCAGGGCTCCCGGTCACCCCCCTCCACCTCAGCAGTGGCTCCCGCACCTCTTGGGTCTGCAGGGGCTTGTGCCAGGGGGTCCGGCTTGCCAGCCACATCCACGCCAGCCAGCCTGCTAGAGCCAGCACGGtcagcaccagcagagccaAGGACACCAGGTAGAGCACCCAGTGCAGTAGACAGCAGTTCCTCAGCACCCATTGCCCCCACTGCGGACCCTCCCCACCTGCCCGTGAGCGCAGCATGGGGACGTCCAGCGCTGGGGTGGAGCACGGGCAGTGTGGCAGAGGCACAGGTGGAGGGGAAGGTGCAGGTGGAGGGGAAGGTGCAGGTGGAGGGGAAGGTtcagggggaggggaaggtgcaGGCTGGGTGAAGCGTGTGGTGTCCAGGGGACCTGGCGGTGTTGGGGCAGGAGTGGAAAGCATGGTGGTGGAGACCGTTGGCATTGTCAGCATTAGAGGAGGAGATGAAGATCTGACAGTGGAAGAGGCCTCTAGCCCGGCAGCAGAAGGCACTGCCGTGGAGGCGGTGGAAAATGTGCTGGTGGCCACCATGCGAGGGGCATGGGTGCTGGCAGCGCTGGCGGTGAGGGCGGTTTGGGGATGGCTGCTGGCGCGGGGAGGTCTGGTGCTCATGGTGGTTGGCGGTGAGGTGGCAGAGACGAGGGTGGTGGGTCTGCGTGGGGTACTGGCGGGAGTGCTGGGGGTCGGTGTGGGTGTGACGGTGGGACTGGTTGGCGCAGGAGTGGTGgtgctgggagtgctggtgcTTGAAGTTGCAAGAGAAGTGCTTGAGGTGAGGGTGGAGCTACAAGGGGTGCTGGAGGGGGGTCTTGTGGCAGCGAGGGGAGGCCAGGTAACAGCACGGGGCATGGTGGTGGGCTCTTTGGGGGTGGACGGGTGTGTGTGGGAGGTGATCATGATATTTTTCTCCATCGTTTCTTCCCCATAGCCatattcttcctcttcctcctcatcctcatcccCCACATTGCCACAGTTGGGTTTGAAGTGGATGACGGGCTTCCGCTGATGCTCggcagggctgtggcacagcACCTTCTCAGGGGCAACCTCCACCTTTGTCTCCTCCAGGCTCCGCTCTGGCTGGTAGACACTGCCTTCGTTGGACCTGATCCAGGCCCGCAGGTAGCGCAGGTTGCACTCGCAGTGCCAGGGGTTCTCAGTCAGGAAGACGTACATGAAGAAGTGGCTCTCCGGGAAGAAGCCAGCGGGCAGGGTCTGCAGGCGGTTCCCCGAGAGCCAGAGGGTCTCCAGACGTTTCAGaccccacagcagctccttgGGGAGCTCCTCCAGGAGGTTGTCTGAGAGGTCCAGTTCCTTGAGAGCCTCCAGCCCTCCAAAGACCTCCTTGGGCAGCGTCTGCAGCTGGTTCCCTCGCAGGTCCAGGTCCTGCAGCAGCGGCACAGCACGGAAAGCCTCTGGGGCCAGTGCCACCAGGCTGTTGTGGGCCACGGCCAGGCGGGTGAGCCCgggcagagcctgcagggcGGGCAGGTCCTTCAGCTCGTTGTAGGAGAGGATCAGCTCCTTCAGGGATGTCAGCTGCGACCCCGTATGCAGAGCCACCAGCTTGTTGTCGGACAGGTCgaggtcctgcagctgggtgaAGCTCAGGAAGGTGTCGGTGGAGAGGGATGTCAGGTGGTTGGCACTGAGCAGCAGGATGCCCATGTCCTCAGGCAGGTCTGAGGGCACCGCGCTGagagccagccctgtgcagtTCAGCTCCAGCAGATCTTTGACTTTGTTCATCTCcgaggggcagggcagcccgTCCGTGGTGCCCAGGGCCAGGAGGatgagcaggagcagggcagggacctGCATGGCCTGGAGGGGACAGCTGAGACGCTTGGGCACAGCAGGCACTCACCTACACATCGCCTTTCTGCTCACGCAAGCACCACGTGCAACAGAGCTGGCATCCCCCGACAGACCCCCTGGGAGCCCTCTGAGCCCCACAACAGAGCTGGCATCCCCCGACAGACCCCCTGGGAGCCCTCTGAGCCCCACAACAGAGCTGGCATCCCCCACCAGACCCCCTGGGAGCCTTCTgagccccacagctcccctctGGGAGGGTGTGTGGGAGCGATGAGTCCCGCACCCATGGGCAGCACCTACCCTGCCACCTCGTCCTGAGAGCGCAGCGGGCTCAGCGAGGCGGCACCATTGCTTtgctcacctcctcctcctccctgggaGGGAGAACCCGGTTCACACACCTCCTTGTGGCGGTGTGCCCTCCGCCAGGGTGGCATTGCTACCCTCACCGCTGCGAAAGCTCCGTGGTGCTcacacccagcccagcctggccaggccGTGTGATTCCCGACTGCGCTCTTCCCTAACGCCAGCTGAGCCCTTTGCACCGTTTGGACTCCTGAGATAGGAGCATGAATCACGGGGAAAGAGCTTCCCCGCTGTGTGCCCAGCCCCGACAGACACTGCTCCCCTGGGACTCACCCCTGGACATGCCACCATGCGCTGTGCTGCTTCGCCTCCCTCCTGGCTGAGGAGTGGGCGCTGCGCTGGCGGCAGAGccagtgccagggctgcccagccctgctatcggcacaggcagctgtggggaaggAGCTGCGGCTTCCTGAGCAGCCAAAACCATCTTCTGTCCTTCAGCACAGCCCTCGCCTTCCCGGCACCCCCACTCCGCTCTGCCAGCTCCTTGGAAAAGTCTTGGCCAGAGACCGGCTCCCTAATTGCTTCTGCACAGTAATTGAGGGAGGGTCGCAGCCAGGAGGAGCCCTTGCAAGCCCCCCGCCCCACACCTTCTTACAGCCCAGAAGAGTCCCTGGCACAACACTTtgccccttcccctgctgcagggcagctcctcGATGCTCAGGGCCACCATGGTCCTTGAGGTGCCCGAGGTGggactgcagcctggctggtgtgGTGGCCCCAAACAGCTCCTGCACGTCCCCGCGGCTGGctgcccccatccctgccttcccactgcccccagtcctgccttcccactgcccccatccctgccttcccactgcccccagtcctgccttcccactgcccccatccctgccttcccactgccccatccctgccttcccactgcccccagtcctgccttcccactgcccccatccctgccttcccactgcccccagtcctgccttcccactgccccatccctgccttcccactgcccccatccctgccttcccactgcccccagtcctgccttcccactgcccccatccctgccttcccactgcccccagtcctgccttcccactgcccccatccctgccttcccactgccccatccctgccttcccactgcccccagtcctgccttcccactgcccccatccctgccttcccactgcccccagtcctgccttcccactgccccatccctgccttcccactgcccccatccctgccttcccactgccccatccctgccttcccactgcccccagtcctgccttcccactgcccccatccctgccttcccactgccccatccctgccttcccactgcccccatccctgccttcccactgcccccagtcctgccttcccactgccccatccctgccttcccactgcccccagtcctgccttcccactgcccccatccctgccttcccactgcccccagtcctgccttcccactgccccccatccctgccttcccactgccccatccctgccttcccactacccccatccctgccttcccactgcccccatccctgccttcccactgcccccagtcctgcctccccgccccccgtcccagcacgtcaGCAGAGCCACCCGGCAACAGGTCCCCTTgttctctgctttatttttgctcGACCAGGGGCTTTCAGAGCGACGTGACAAAGCGGAGCAGGTGCCACCTCCCAGGTTCCCTACGAGAGGAGGTGAGGCCATCACCCCCACACAGTGAAATCTGCCTGTAGAATGGAGCGGGGGGATGCAAAGCCCATCACCTGCCACCCCGCCTCTGCCAGCCGAGCATCGAGGCAACACGCGCCCTGCAAACGTCACCACGCTGAAACCCAGCGGCAGCGCCAGAAACGTGGGCGAGCAGCGCCTGTAAGGAGCCAGATCCCTTCTCTCACCGCACTACGCAGCCTGGACACCCAGAGCATGGCCactgggctgtggctggtgtcCCCAAGTGACATTGCACCGGGCTGGAGGTGCCCACGGTGCCACTGACCCAGGAGGGCTCCGGGCATCCTGCGGCAGGAAGATTGAGGCTCTCCCAGCCGAGCAGGGGCTCTTATCAGCCAACTGCAGCTGGCCGAGGGGAGGGGAGATACAGCAGATCCTGCGCTGCCAGCAGGATGGAAGCACCACAGGAACGTCAGGAGGGAGCTCCCGAAGTCAAGTGTCAGACGAGGTCACATACCTGAGAGCAGCCTCAGGGCGTGGGGGGTGGTCGCCAAGAGGAGTGGAGGGAGAAGCTCCTGCATGTGATCCCGCAGAGGAGAAGGTGCTGGAGCCCCCGCggtgctccagcccagccagtTTCCCTGGGCTTCGATCTGCTGGAACCAGCGGGAAAAGCTGGGCGAGCCCCGTCCGGCCACCAGCTGCCGAGGAGATCACGGCAGAGAAGAGCAGCCTGGAGATGTTCCAACCCATCCAAGACCTTTCCAGAAGTCAGCTGGCAGCTGAGGGCTGGTGCCTGGAAAGCCCCTGCACGCTGTGACCGTCCCGTcatcctttctgcttcttcagcatCTCTGAGCCCTGCGATTTCCACATTCAGCAGGGAATCCTGCCTCCcctcttgctgttttttttcctggtatccAGGATGGAGAGGGAAGAGAGTGAGACCTTGGCCGATGAGGTGGAGGAGTTGAATGGAAGAGGTGAGCTCtcagaagggaagaggagggggaacTGTCCTCTATCAAGGAGAGAAATGCATCCTGCTTTGTGCAAGAGCTACGTAGGGTCAGAGCACCTGgggcttgtcccagcccttgTCACAG
Coding sequences:
- the KLHL33 gene encoding kelch-like protein 33 codes for the protein MWVAEGPAPARWSLRDGGHAGHFLATADHFRAAGQLVDVAVGPEGDVAHAVVLASISSFFLRFLEGRTRELRQGPLPRVPLPAGATLWGWRAVLAFAYGGTVPHGREKEVEEAAQALGAPRVVAACAPRLERDPQDRGPEPLEEQWETLRAMEHLHASGLGCDLQLRAGDEVIPVQRLALSCSCDFFRGLFTCPMREATHDPAAPLATGLSPAELRLLLSFAYTGAVAGPWPVVLEAAETSLRYQAWGLLTLCLDVFTRGLTPETGLDVLAFAVAYGLSQVGRVAEDYILATFPSVVATPAFLDLPAQLLIRLLRSDGLNVLHELEALEAASRWLMANGGGQEDLAKEVLSSVRFALMSGRELKKVPSVTAGVADPKVLRELMVASLAPMAQLPCRVRSLQEVLVVCGGDMLTTNLAARKPSRHLWFAHRYLSAVGLVKQVEWRALGHFPDGPRFRHAVAVVGNALYVLGGKHYYGVRDTLASVYRYQPMDGSWERLASMTCGRCYFAAGALGGFIYALGGSSGELYCTDTVERYDLANDTWRRCQPLPMALCGHAACALDGALYVSGGCDEACQCQASLLRYIPGAPATLLAPMNGQRAGHIMEEAGGQLYVAGGLCQQDGQTGYSDQLAFEVYSPKLNIWVLLSPLPHAHVVGGAAVLGGELLVLGGYSHETYQDTHLIHAYQPGTRRWITRGTLPHAYTDLKACVLTVPPALRGPSCLEDPLTSPETPNNT